A DNA window from Capnocytophaga sp. ARDL2 contains the following coding sequences:
- a CDS encoding IS982 family transposase, which produces MNNLEQIYERILEVLEDFFPHQLLPYQRRKPKMSDLELVSLNLTAEYLSIDSELQLFRKIPNSLKNKIERSVYNKRKRNLFYYINQIREKLAMCFNREESYFVIDSMPLKICENARAMRSKICRDESFSYPDYGFCASQKLHYFGYKLHIICSIEGIVQSLDMTPASVHDVHYLKDVSSQIQNCVLIGDRGYISSQYQLDLFNTATIQLDTPKRINQKDYKPQFYLFKKKRKRIETLFSQLCDQFMIKRNYAKSFNGFKTRIISKITALTLIQYINKFVLKKEINKIKASII; this is translated from the coding sequence ATGAACAACTTAGAGCAAATATACGAAAGAATTTTAGAAGTTTTAGAAGATTTTTTTCCTCATCAACTTTTACCTTATCAAAGGAGAAAGCCAAAAATGAGTGATTTAGAATTGGTGAGTTTAAATTTAACAGCAGAATATTTAAGTATTGATAGTGAATTACAACTCTTTAGAAAAATACCTAATTCTTTGAAAAACAAAATAGAAAGAAGTGTTTATAACAAAAGAAAACGAAATCTTTTTTATTATATAAATCAGATTAGGGAAAAACTTGCAATGTGTTTTAATAGAGAGGAGAGTTATTTTGTAATTGATAGTATGCCTTTGAAAATATGTGAAAATGCTAGAGCAATGAGAAGTAAAATTTGTAGAGACGAAAGTTTTTCATATCCTGATTATGGTTTTTGTGCTAGTCAGAAGTTACATTATTTTGGATATAAATTACACATAATCTGTTCAATAGAAGGTATTGTACAAAGTTTAGATATGACTCCAGCATCTGTTCACGATGTTCATTATTTAAAAGATGTTAGTTCTCAAATTCAAAATTGCGTTTTGATTGGTGATAGAGGTTATATATCGTCACAATATCAATTAGATTTGTTTAACACTGCTACTATTCAGTTAGATACACCTAAAAGAATAAATCAAAAAGATTACAAACCTCAATTTTATTTATTCAAAAAGAAGAGAAAAAGAATCGAAACTCTATTTTCTCAACTTTGTGATCAATTTATGATTAAAAGGAATTATGCTAAATCATTCAACGGTTTTAAAACACGAATTATCAGTAAAATAACTGCTTTAACCTTAATTCAATACATTAACAAATTTGTATTAAAAAAGGAAATAAATAAAATTAAAGCAAGTATAATTTAA
- the murF gene encoding UDP-N-acetylmuramoyl-tripeptide--D-alanyl-D-alanine ligase yields MRPEELYKYFLAVDGISTDTRTITSDCMFFALKGPNFDANQLAEEALKKGAKYAVMDNPKLITDSEKMLLVPDVLTALQGLASYHRHQIGLPIIALTGSNGKTTTKELIHAVLSKKYNTTATVGNLNNHIGVPLTLLSISEEADLAIVEMGANHQKEIEQLCEITLPDYGYITNFGKAHLEGFGGVEGVIKGKSELYDYLRENHKTVFVNADDTLQVEKSIGIDAVSFGINNPSAKVIIKEATAQPMVKVVYKGKEIQSQLTGKYNISNICAAIAIGEYFGVAPEEIQSAIEEYKPKNNRSQWMTTTNNKLLLDAYNANPSSMAVAVENFAQLSADNKMMILGDMFELGVESENEHLLLVEKVKQTPLSCYFVGKQFYQIKQESENLQFFEDFDILKKYLENEKTSGKTILIKGSRGMSLERLIDLL; encoded by the coding sequence ATGAGACCAGAAGAATTATACAAATATTTTTTAGCAGTAGATGGAATATCTACTGACACACGTACAATCACATCCGATTGTATGTTTTTTGCATTGAAAGGTCCAAATTTTGATGCCAATCAATTAGCGGAAGAAGCCCTAAAAAAAGGGGCGAAATATGCCGTGATGGACAATCCCAAACTCATCACCGATAGCGAAAAAATGCTACTCGTACCTGATGTGTTGACAGCTTTGCAGGGATTGGCAAGTTATCACCGTCACCAAATAGGACTGCCTATTATTGCCCTTACGGGAAGCAACGGAAAAACCACAACTAAGGAGTTGATTCATGCGGTATTGTCAAAAAAATACAATACCACAGCTACAGTAGGCAATCTCAACAATCACATAGGAGTGCCATTGACATTGCTTTCGATTTCAGAAGAAGCAGATTTGGCAATTGTAGAAATGGGAGCTAATCATCAAAAAGAAATTGAGCAGTTGTGTGAAATAACCTTGCCTGATTATGGATATATTACCAATTTTGGTAAAGCTCACCTCGAAGGTTTTGGCGGAGTAGAGGGGGTAATCAAAGGAAAAAGTGAGTTGTATGATTATCTGAGAGAAAACCATAAAACCGTTTTTGTCAATGCAGACGATACTTTGCAAGTAGAAAAATCAATTGGAATAGATGCAGTTTCGTTTGGAATAAATAATCCATCGGCAAAAGTAATAATCAAAGAAGCAACGGCTCAACCCATGGTAAAAGTGGTCTATAAAGGAAAAGAAATCCAATCACAATTGACGGGAAAGTACAATATATCTAATATATGTGCGGCAATTGCAATTGGAGAGTATTTTGGAGTTGCCCCAGAGGAAATTCAATCGGCGATTGAGGAGTACAAACCCAAAAACAACCGTTCGCAATGGATGACCACAACAAATAATAAATTGTTGCTCGATGCCTACAATGCCAATCCGAGTAGTATGGCGGTCGCAGTAGAAAATTTCGCTCAATTGTCCGCCGATAACAAAATGATGATTTTGGGCGATATGTTTGAATTGGGAGTAGAAAGTGAAAATGAACATCTTTTGTTGGTAGAAAAAGTGAAACAGACACCATTGTCTTGCTATTTTGTAGGAAAGCAATTTTATCAAATAAAACAGGAAAGTGAAAATTTACAGTTTTTTGAAGATTTCGATATCTTGAAAAAATATTTAGAAAATGAAAAAACAAGTGGAAAAACGATTTTAATCAAAGGTTCTCGAGGAATGTCTTTGGAGCGATTGATTGACTTATTGTAA
- a CDS encoding TlpA family protein disulfide reductase: MKNILLIFCVLFAVKQGYSQFDITIKTTAKLQEQKVFVYSFEGSKEMFLTSAERKGNEWEIKVPERYIGAMKLYFPTVKKNVRMISENQPIEIFIHNEAGEFSKVEFKDTSNRLFNEFQLLSTRKKQTLPYLEELLKQYQPEDEFYQSLKKERDYLSKGMSFGKVEHPYLYYYQEVLPYATDSSFLLSDLMRFFATPDGRFENSGLVRPIVSNFMNKISKSNPVKDIDDMLELADVNSNRGQVILAELLSIFHLYQLDDLKHHYLQKAAAMSCSNQLLEQTVSGLKKVEIGAKFPNYTFTNNALNAKVKSIAEIKADRKLVFFWSTTCSHCMTELPVIVENYNKLKTKGIEVIGIALEDEKANFHNVAQSLPWISDSEIKGWKAESVQIFSISATPTFFLLDENNTIIRTTNSFIEFLDTI; encoded by the coding sequence ATGAAAAATATTCTATTGATTTTTTGTGTGTTATTTGCTGTGAAACAAGGATATTCACAGTTTGATATTACTATCAAAACGACCGCAAAGTTGCAAGAACAAAAGGTTTTTGTGTATTCCTTTGAGGGGAGTAAGGAAATGTTTTTGACTTCGGCAGAAAGAAAGGGAAATGAATGGGAAATAAAAGTGCCTGAGCGATATATTGGGGCTATGAAATTGTATTTTCCAACGGTGAAAAAAAATGTGCGAATGATTTCGGAAAATCAGCCGATAGAAATATTTATTCACAATGAGGCAGGTGAATTTTCTAAAGTTGAATTTAAAGATACATCTAATCGATTGTTTAATGAATTTCAATTGTTGAGTACACGAAAAAAACAAACATTGCCTTATTTGGAAGAGTTACTCAAGCAATATCAACCAGAGGATGAGTTTTATCAATCGCTAAAAAAAGAACGAGATTATTTGTCAAAGGGCATGTCGTTTGGCAAAGTTGAACATCCGTATTTGTATTATTATCAAGAGGTTTTGCCTTATGCAACGGATAGTAGTTTTTTGCTAAGCGATTTGATGAGGTTTTTCGCAACGCCCGATGGACGATTTGAAAATTCGGGATTGGTCAGACCGATTGTTTCCAATTTTATGAATAAAATTTCAAAGTCCAATCCAGTCAAAGATATTGACGATATGCTCGAATTGGCGGATGTAAATTCCAATCGTGGGCAAGTGATTTTAGCGGAATTGCTCAGTATTTTTCACTTGTATCAATTAGACGATTTAAAACATCATTATTTACAAAAAGCCGCAGCTATGTCGTGTAGCAATCAACTGTTGGAACAAACGGTTTCGGGCTTGAAAAAAGTGGAAATCGGAGCAAAATTTCCCAATTATACATTTACCAACAACGCTCTCAATGCCAAAGTAAAAAGTATAGCTGAGATAAAAGCCGATAGAAAATTGGTGTTTTTTTGGTCAACGACTTGTAGCCATTGTATGACCGAGTTGCCAGTAATCGTAGAAAACTACAACAAACTAAAAACAAAGGGGATAGAAGTCATCGGAATTGCATTGGAAGACGAAAAAGCAAATTTTCATAATGTAGCCCAATCCTTACCATGGATTAGCGATAGCGAAATCAAAGGGTGGAAAGCCGAAAGCGTACAGATATTTAGCATTTCAGCCACGCCTACTTTCTTTTTGCTCGATGAAAACAACACAATTATCCGTACTACCAATTCGTTCATAGAGTTTTTAGACACCATATAG
- a CDS encoding CvpA family protein produces MHFIDIIICCLLGYAMYKGFKKGGISAILTFIALFLGIYVSVKFSFFTQTLLENHTEWKREYLPVFAFALTFIGTILLVFIIEKIAVKTLRTLHMGWLNRLIGATFEGLKMVLLLSVLLNLFEKINLNHFLISKEQINASLFYQPIQDLAMEISPIIKEWYEEFVKTL; encoded by the coding sequence ATGCATTTTATCGATATAATTATTTGTTGTTTGTTGGGATACGCCATGTACAAAGGTTTTAAGAAAGGAGGAATTTCAGCAATTTTGACCTTTATCGCTTTGTTTTTAGGGATTTATGTTTCGGTAAAATTTTCGTTTTTCACTCAGACTTTATTGGAAAATCACACCGAATGGAAAAGAGAATATTTGCCTGTTTTTGCCTTTGCACTCACTTTTATCGGTACTATTTTATTGGTGTTTATCATTGAAAAAATTGCTGTAAAAACCCTGCGAACCCTACACATGGGCTGGCTCAACCGATTGATTGGTGCCACATTCGAAGGCTTGAAAATGGTTTTGCTACTTTCGGTACTTTTAAATTTGTTTGAAAAAATAAACCTCAATCATTTTCTGATTAGCAAAGAGCAGATTAATGCGTCTTTGTTTTATCAGCCCATTCAAGATTTAGCAATGGAAATTTCGCCTATTATCAAAGAATGGTATGAGGAATTTGTGAAAACGCTTTAA